A single Rhopalosiphum padi isolate XX-2018 chromosome 4, ASM2088224v1, whole genome shotgun sequence DNA region contains:
- the LOC132929376 gene encoding uncharacterized protein LOC132929376 — protein sequence MTDSSPMFHMFIVTSMVMTAMVLTTNGQINRYINPTWLEMDANSEYYPGGEVLSQILQAYGLGDSYGPSRLRSTILDRNGYRRSYPRNRIVNNLNNAYDSDPLLTQEYVDRNYDYVDNTIRGSNYRYRSNLNDIPRRTRINMVSAPRTTYYPADYIDRDSVQPLSYSRSRIVTGDPTMSQELVVRGRETARLIPRSTVATDTNEKRKV from the exons ATGACGGACTCATCACCGATGTTTCACATG TTTATTGTAACTTCAATGGTTATGACTGCAATGGTCCTAACTACTAATGGACAGATAAACCGTTACATAAATCCTACGTGGCTGGAAATGGATGCTAACAGTGAATATTATCCTGGTGGTGAAGTATTAAGCCAAATTCTTCAAGCTTACGGTTTAGGCGATAGTTATGGACCTTCACGACTTAGATCTACCATTCTTGATCGGAATGGCTACAGGAGATCTTATCCAAGAAACCGAATcgtaaataatttgaacaatGCATATGACTCGGATCCTTTATTAACTCAGGAATACGTTGATCGTAATTATGATTATGTTGACAACACAATCAG GGGTTCTAACTATAGGTACAGGAGCAATTTGAACGATATTCCTCGGAGAACAAGGATCAATATGGTTTCAGCGCCGAGGACTACTTATTATCCAGCAGATTACATAGACCGAGATTCTGTACAACCACTATCTTACTCTAGGTCCAGAATAGTAACCGGAGATCCGACCATGTCCCAGGAATTAGTAGTACGAGGTCGAGAAACAGCGAGACTTATCCCAAGATCCACTGTGGCGACCGATACAAACGAAAAGCGCAAAGTATAG
- the LOC132929919 gene encoding nuclear transcription factor Y subunit gamma-like isoform X2, translated as MSVFLVNPSTEEEEEDNPTEDDPNAITISVEESNQTCNVAALNQFWPKAIDEIRKIGTLDLKTQALPLARIKKVMKLDDNVKMISAEAPMLFSKAAEIFINELTLRAWIHTEDNRRRTLQRNDIAMAITKYDQFDFLIDIVPREEAKIVTKEVKTSLNPEQVQYYFQLAQQQQQQQQQQQQQQQQQQQSNNASGSSAGQTIQILQPVNNQVVSLGNGTQDQIPNNTSNITTSTSTTVTGSQPQVIQLQGNTQALNTNSNGVLQLVQQVITPTGEIQHIPIQINSNQLQMLRMQIQNSPQSQVQVVQSQPQIIQVASQANGPTPVYISQSTINPSSSPE; from the exons ATGTCCGTGTTCTTGGTGAATCC GTCTACAGAAGAAGAAGAGGAAGACAATCCAACCGAAGATGATCCCAACGCTATTACAATATCCGTAGAAGAGAGCAATCAAACTTGCAATGTGGCTGCCTTAAACCAATTTTGGCCCAAAGCAATCGATGAAATTAGAAAGATTGGAACA TTAGACTTAAAAACACAAGCATTACCATTAGCTAGAATCAAAAAAGTGATGAAATTAGATGATAATGTGAAAATGATCAGTGCAGAGGCTCCAATGCTGTTCTCAAAAGCTGCagaaatatttatcaatgaaTTAACTCTTCGTGCTTGGATACATACCGAAGACAATCGACGACGAACATTACAAAGGAATGATATTGCTATGGCAATCACCAAGTATGACCAATTTGATTTTCTTATTGACATAGTGCCTAGAGAAGAAGCAAAAATTGTTACAAAGGAAGTGAAGACATCACTGAATCCCGAACAA gttcagtattattttcaacttgctcaacaacaacaacaacaacaacagcagcagcagcagcaacagcaacaacaacaacaatcaaATAATGCATCAGGGTCTAGTGCTGGGCAGACAATACAAATCTTACAACCGGTGAACAACCAAGTAGTATCTTTAGGGAATGGTACTCAAGATCAA attccaaataatacatcaaatatCACAACAAGTACTTCAACCACTGTAACAGGTAGTCAACCACAAGTTATTCAGTTACAAGGCAATACTCAGGCATTGAATACAAATTCAAATGGTGTACTTCAATTAGTACAACAGGTTATTACTCCAACTGGAGAAATACAACATATACCT atacaAATTAATTCCAATCAACTGCAAATGCTTCGCATGCAAATTCAAAATTCCCCTCAATCACAAGTTCAAGTAGTCCAATCACAACCACaaattatacaa gTGGCTTCACAAGCTAATGGACCAACACCAGTATACATATCTCAATCAACTATTAATCCATCTTCAAGTccagaataa
- the LOC132929919 gene encoding nuclear transcription factor Y subunit gamma-like isoform X1 produces the protein MSVFLVNPSTEEEEEDNPTEDDPNAITISVEESNQTCNVAALNQFWPKAIDEIRKIGTLDLKTQALPLARIKKVMKLDDNVKMISAEAPMLFSKAAEIFINELTLRAWIHTEDNRRRTLQRNDIAMAITKYDQFDFLIDIVPREEAKIVTKEVKTSLNPEQVQYYFQLAQQQQQQQQQQQQQQQQQQQSNNASGSSAGQTIQILQPVNNQVVSLGNGTQDQVNIENIPNNTSNITTSTSTTVTGSQPQVIQLQGNTQALNTNSNGVLQLVQQVITPTGEIQHIPIQINSNQLQMLRMQIQNSPQSQVQVVQSQPQIIQVASQANGPTPVYISQSTINPSSSPE, from the exons ATGTCCGTGTTCTTGGTGAATCC GTCTACAGAAGAAGAAGAGGAAGACAATCCAACCGAAGATGATCCCAACGCTATTACAATATCCGTAGAAGAGAGCAATCAAACTTGCAATGTGGCTGCCTTAAACCAATTTTGGCCCAAAGCAATCGATGAAATTAGAAAGATTGGAACA TTAGACTTAAAAACACAAGCATTACCATTAGCTAGAATCAAAAAAGTGATGAAATTAGATGATAATGTGAAAATGATCAGTGCAGAGGCTCCAATGCTGTTCTCAAAAGCTGCagaaatatttatcaatgaaTTAACTCTTCGTGCTTGGATACATACCGAAGACAATCGACGACGAACATTACAAAGGAATGATATTGCTATGGCAATCACCAAGTATGACCAATTTGATTTTCTTATTGACATAGTGCCTAGAGAAGAAGCAAAAATTGTTACAAAGGAAGTGAAGACATCACTGAATCCCGAACAA gttcagtattattttcaacttgctcaacaacaacaacaacaacaacagcagcagcagcagcaacagcaacaacaacaacaatcaaATAATGCATCAGGGTCTAGTGCTGGGCAGACAATACAAATCTTACAACCGGTGAACAACCAAGTAGTATCTTTAGGGAATGGTACTCAAGATCAAgtaaatatagaaaat attccaaataatacatcaaatatCACAACAAGTACTTCAACCACTGTAACAGGTAGTCAACCACAAGTTATTCAGTTACAAGGCAATACTCAGGCATTGAATACAAATTCAAATGGTGTACTTCAATTAGTACAACAGGTTATTACTCCAACTGGAGAAATACAACATATACCT atacaAATTAATTCCAATCAACTGCAAATGCTTCGCATGCAAATTCAAAATTCCCCTCAATCACAAGTTCAAGTAGTCCAATCACAACCACaaattatacaa gTGGCTTCACAAGCTAATGGACCAACACCAGTATACATATCTCAATCAACTATTAATCCATCTTCAAGTccagaataa
- the LOC132930779 gene encoding interaptin-like, giving the protein MIVYPDFKYKMTSNVSPSRSNIMSSSHPSKGSLTDRPSSCSNKSLVHNKSCPVHSRHLSYKTIGQCHDKIEELEKQNARLVSKIKVLKYQLKTSTNLYNNIHQRPEKPLSRHSQRSTPVKLQKISRLSRVGFDENEKTIKLPERKFESTESFDSESSLVENKSKFKENIELIQSHRVIKSMEIQMETLQAQCKAFEQNILDINELFDKERDEHDKLKEQLINERHNLSELKPKYNAYKESNKALEEQIRDLQKEKLSLKEHNQKLLQLTSKPNHQNNGLKLKELEENFSDTRAGLLKQMEENSKYIAELKGIINENEVKLSNYADENKCLKNQHLELSKILEVKENEIKSIHKEINNIRQKNDDLKNKLKTNIEVSKGNESEVLTMHQNLESEDKRLKSQIQELQQEQLKINQTLNSQSYLNTMLKDKADQAERDIKIAIQFIKICMNLFKDITALDLSEPLMATLEIIEKAVCSIKKNNEVNVENKEFEDIVNDILEVLVMFRDQMIKRRTMLNQEQWTKKPIVNLITDITTKSENTPRIQEHSAQLEININSVNFSTESIQHLKSLQSEPNIFLTWGFKDQEDVAYSPSRLAWSADFNCSCFYRSNNSAELLHFVAKHGLFINVHLVTGKSSPVVAAGLVNTVDSINNPMVKFNLIIPIMGQNIDAKLKCSIQLICDFHEIQAYSQMVDNEYSNIETPINKTLSIPPTPNNSY; this is encoded by the exons ATGAT tgTATATccagattttaaatataaaatgacctCTAACGTGTCACCAAGTAGATCAAATATAATGTCTTCGTCACATCCAAGTAAAGGCTCTTTGACAGACCGACCAAGCAGCTGTTCTAATAAGAGTCTCGTGCACAATAAATCGTGCCCTGTTCATTCAAgacatttatcatataaaacgaTTGGACAATGTCATGATAAAATCGAGGaattagaaaaacaaaatgCCCGTCTTGTTTCAAAG attaaggtattaaaatatcaactaaAAACGTCaactaatttatacaataatatccaTCAAAGACCAGAGAAACCTTTATCAAGACATTCTCAAAG GTCAACACcagtaaaattacaaaaaatttcaaGATTGTCTAGAGTAGGTTTTGATGAAAATGAAAAGACCATTAAACTTCCTGAAAGA aaatttgaaaGTACAGAATCATTTGATAGTGAAAGTAGCTTAgtagaaaataaaagtaaatttaaggAGAATATTGAACTAATACAATCTCACAGAGTTATCAAAAGTATGGAAATTCAAATGGAAACTTTACAAGCACAATGCAAAGCTTTCGAACAAAATATATTGGATATTAATGAATTGTTTGATAAAGAACGAGATGAACATG ACAAATTGAAAGagcaattaattaatgaaagaCATAACTTAAGTGAactaaaaccaaaatataatgCTTATAAAGAGTCAAATAAAGCATTAGAAGAACAAATTCGTGACTtacaa aaagAAAAGTTATCGCTCAAAGAACACAACCAGAAACTTCTACAACTTACTTCCAAACCTAATCATCAAAATAACGGACTAAag ttgaaaGAATTGGAGGAAAATTTTTCCGACACTCGAGCGGGTCTTTTAAAACAAATGgaagaaaatagtaaatatattgcaGAGTTAAAAGggataataaatgaaaatgaagtAAAACTATCTAATTACGCAGATGAGAATAAATGCTTAAag aaCCAACACTTGGAACTGTCTAAAATATTAGAAGTAAAAGAGAATGAAATTAAAAGTATTCATaaggaaattaataatattcgacAGAAAAATGATGACTTAAAAAATAAGCTCAAG ACAAATATTGAAGTTTCAAAAGGAAATGAAAGTGAAGTTCTCACAATGCATCAAAATTTGGAGTCTGAAGATAAAag ACTGAAAAGTCAAATTCAAGAGCTTCAAcaagaacaattaaaaattaatcaaacccTGAACTCTCAGTCTTATTTAAACACAATGTTAAAAGATAAG gctGACCAAGCAGAACGTGATATAAAAATAGCAatacagtttattaaaatatgcatgaatttatttaaagacATTACAGCGTTGGACCTATCTGAACCACTTATGGCTACCttagaaattatagaaaaaGCTGTTTGttctattaagaaaaataatgaagTTAATGTTGAAAACAAGGAGTTCGAAGATATAGTTAATGATATACTAGAAGTTTTGGTTATGTTCAGAGATCAGATGATTAAAAGACGAACCATGTTAAATCAAGAACAGTGGACCAAAAAAccaattgttaatttaattacagaCATCACGACTAAAAGTGAG aataCACCTAGAATTCAAGAACATTCTGCACAACtagaaattaatatcaatagtgTAAACTTTTCTACGGAAAGTATACAGCATTTAAA gTCGCTACAGTCGGAACCAAACATTTTTCTAACGTGGGGTTTTAAAGATCAAGAAGATGTTGCTTATTCGCCTAGTCGTTTAGCTTGGTCTGCTGATTTCAACTGCAGTTGTTTCTACCGTAGTAATAATAGCGCAGAACTTTTACATTTTGTCGCAAAg CATGGTTTATTTATCAACGTTCACTTGGTAACGGGAAAATCATCTCCAGTAGTGGCTGCAGGATTAGTGAATACAGTGGATTCAATAAATAATCCTATGGTTAAGTTTAATTTGATCATACCAATAATGGGACAAAATATCGATGCAAAATTAAAGTGCTCAATACAACTTATTTGCGATTTTCACGAGATACAAGCGTATTCACAAATG GTTGATAatgaatatagtaatatagaaaCTCCTATAAACAAGACATTGTCGATACCACCCACACCAAATAATTCATACtaa
- the LOC132929918 gene encoding phosphatidylinositol-glycan biosynthesis class W protein-like codes for MDTEYKELHREAMSNQTGSTLIEIYTSLFPLPIHIIVFIWMSINTDHSKKLNSPTIWMFLFEFITMVLPTVFNFTLFSDYSVVQFLIYIIVFGIAFVWMLLNHNYISSSTIKTKKNPYITVYRFMLNTYTVFCILAVDFNVFPRRFAKTETYGHGVMDIGVGCYVCSNALLFNIPNTRNISKNVFKVFKQVLPLLVLGIGRTYFVTKADYHHYMFEYGVHWNFFMTLAFLKIINLFVLPFISTCCLSIIATILVVIYEFALNFGLAEWIMSDAPRDTLFSANREGILSLIGYEAIFLYTLSMKSRLSFFMKKNHLLNSIFLLTVTSTLSIALFLLTFIISYIFGVSRRLANAGYVYWVLSISSYLLFMSIMIENFLTVLLHKIGRLSEFNRVSLIIDSVNDNLLFFFLFANVVTGIINMCMYTLVMNTVSSIIILSLYMFVIYFTIYISQQYKNKIYV; via the coding sequence ATGGATACAGAGTATAAAGAACTGCATAGAGAAGCCATGTCCAACCAAACAGGCTCtacattaattgaaatttacaCATCTCTGTTTCCGTTGCCTATTCatataatcgtatttatttGGATGTCAATCAATACAGATCACAGCAAAAAACTCAACTCTCCAACAATATGGATGtttctttttgaatttattacaaTGGTACTACCGACCGTGTTTAATTTCACATTGTTTTCAGATTATTCAGTTGTACAGTTCTTGATTTACATCATAGTCTTTGGTATTGCATTTGTCTGGATGTTGTTGAACCACAATTATATATCTTCGAGTactattaaaaccaaaaaaaatccTTACATTACTGTCTATAGATTTATGCTCAATACATACacagtattttgtatattagcAGTAGATTTCAATGTGTTTCCACGTCGATTCGCTAAAACAGAAACGTATGGACACGGAGTAATGGATATAGGCGTTGGTTGTTATGTTTGTTCAAATGCATTATTGTTCAATATTCCCAACACACggaatataagtaaaaatgtattcaaagtaTTCAAACAAGTTTTACCATTACTTGTGTTGGGAATAGGTCGTACATATTTCGTGACAAAAGCAgattatcatcattatatgtTTGAGTATGGAGTACATTGGAATTTTTTCATGACTTTAGCATTcctgaaaataattaatctatttGTTTTACCTTTTATCAGTACTTGTTGTCTATCTATTATTGCCACAATTCTGGTCGTTATTTATGAATTTGCATTAAATTTTGGACTTGCCGAATGGATTATGAGTGATGCTCCTAGAGACACGCTGTTCTCAGCAAACCGTGAAGGCATTTTATCTTTAATTGGCTATGAagcgatatttttatatacgttgTCAATGAAATCACGGTTgtcattttttatgaaaaaaaatcatttactaAACAGTATTTTCCTTTTAACAGTAACATCAACTTTATCTATTGCTTTATTTCTATTGACATTTatcataagttatatttttggtGTTTCTAGAAGATTAGCTAATGCCGGTTATGTTTACTGGGTATTATCAATATCTTCATATCTTTTGTTCATGTCAATTATGATTGAAAACTTTTTAACTGTTCTTTTACATAAAATAGGACGATTAAGTGAATTCAATAGAGTTTCACTAATTATAGATAgtgtaaatgataatttattatttttctttttgtttgcTAATGTTGTAACtggaataataaatatgtgtatgtatacttTAGTAATGAATACTGTTTCTAGTATAATTATTCTGTCTCTTTATATGTTTGTTATTtactttacaatatatatttcacagcaatataaaaataaaatttatgtttaa